The genomic segment AGAGCCACGCCGAACAAAAGCAGCGTGATCGCCAAAATAGTCGAATACCACAGCGTCAGGCGCAAACGGATGGTCATCGGGACTCCTCCCGCAGCACGTAGCCGGCGCCCCGCACCGTCTGGATGAGGCGCGGCTCGCCGCGCTCCTCGGTTTTTTGCCGCAACAAGGCAATATACACTTCCAGCACATTCGATTCGCCGCTGTAGTCATAACCCCAGATTTTGTCCATAATAACATCGCGGGACAACACCCTGCGGGGATTTTGCAGGAATAAATGCAACAATTCAAATTCTTTGGCGGTCAGTTCGATCAGCCTGTCGCCGCGATACACTTCGCGGGTGTCGAGATCCAGCTTCAGATCGGCGAAAGCGAGCTTTTTTGCGGGATTTGCGGCACCGCCGGCTTTGCGCCGCAGCAGCGCTCTTGTTCTGGCAAGCAGTTCGTCCAACGCAAACGGCTTGACGAGATAATCATCCGCGCCCATGTCCAGCCCCTTCACCCGGTCCTCGATCGCGTCTTTTGCCGTCAACATCAATATCGGCACAGAGCTTCCCGCTTCGCGAATGCGGCGGCATACTTCCCATCCGTCAACGCCCGGCATCATGATATCGAGGATGACCAGATCCGGATCGTCTGTCATGAGCTGCCGCAAGCCTTCCGCCCCGTTTGCCGCCGTCACGACGGAATAACCGGCGAAGGCCAGGCTGCGCCTTAAGAGCGAGATGATCTTTTCATCGTCGTCGATAACCAGAATTTTTTCCGGCATATTTGCCCACCCCCCATCACAATATAACAAAAATAAAGGAAAAGAAAGCGAAAGGCTGCGCGATATTGAATAAGAACGCTTCGGCAACGCTGCGACGCGCCGGCTTTCAATACCGAACATGGCCCCGCTTTCCTTTCCGGCTTTCAGTTAATTTCGGGCGTTTTCATCGCCGATTTCAATTCCGATTACCATTTCCTTGCCGTTGCGCACAATCGTTAACGTGATTCTGTCGCCAACTTTATGCGCGCCGATTTTTTTCACCAGTTCATCGGAATTTTTGATTTTTTCGCCGTCCACTTCGGTGATAACGTCGTAAGGTTTGAGACCCGCTTTATCTGCCGGCGAGCCTGACACGATTCCCCGGATAAAGGAACCGTCGCTGTTTTTCAGCTTCAGGCTGTCGACCCAATCGCTTTCAATATCGCTGATGCTTACGCCGATATATGGTTTCGGGACATTGACGTTTTCGTTATTTTTCAACTTGTTCAACACATCCGTAATGGTGCTTGTCGGAATCGCAAAGCCGATGCCCTGCGCTTGCGCGCTCACGGCGGTGTTGATGCCGATCACATTTCCGCTCAGATCAAGCAGCGGACCGCCCGAGTTGCCGGGGTTAATGGAAGCGTCCGTCTGCAGCAAATGTTTGTATTCTCTTGTGCCATTGTTGTCCGGAATGGTGATCGGGCGTTCCTTCGCGCTCAACACGCCGACAGTAACGGTATGGTCAAATCCGTACGGATTGCCGATCGCAATGACCCAATCGCCAACATTCAACGCTTTGTCGTCGCCAAGGCTCAATGTGGCAAAATCATTGCCGCCCGATATTTTCAACACGGCCAGGTCCAGATCATAGCTCGTTCCCAACAGTTTGGCCGTAAACGGATTATCATAGCCTTCAACGGTAACCTTGATTTCGTCAGCGCCGTCGATCACGTGTTCATTCGTCAAAATATAGCCGGATTGCTCAAAGATAAAACCCGAGCCCATGCCTGCCGGCTGCAATTGGTCGGATTGGCCGCCGTTATCCCCGCCGCCGTTGTCGAACGGACCAAAAAAGTTGTCGCCGAAAAACTGGTCGAAAAACGGATCATTGAAAAAGGAGTTGCCGCCGCGCTGCCGTTTCGGCTTCACGTATGTTTCAATCTTGACGACGGCGGGGCTCGCTTTTTTCGCGATTTCCGCGATGTTGCCCGGGCGCGTTATTTCCAGCGCGGCGTTTTTCACCCCGGCGTGATTCGAGTCGTCCGCGTTCGCCTGTTGAACCGCGTGCGCCGGGGAATCCGCCAGCGAGTGCCCGTCCCCGCCAAACAAGTTTAATTTGTCGGACGCGAACATCAATCCGCCCATGACCAAAACGCCCGCCAAAAATGCGCTGAAG from the Bacilli bacterium genome contains:
- a CDS encoding response regulator transcription factor gives rise to the protein MPEKILVIDDDEKIISLLRRSLAFAGYSVVTAANGAEGLRQLMTDDPDLVILDIMMPGVDGWEVCRRIREAGSSVPILMLTAKDAIEDRVKGLDMGADDYLVKPFALDELLARTRALLRRKAGGAANPAKKLAFADLKLDLDTREVYRGDRLIELTAKEFELLHLFLQNPRRVLSRDVIMDKIWGYDYSGESNVLEVYIALLRQKTEERGEPRLIQTVRGAGYVLREESR
- a CDS encoding trypsin-like peptidase domain-containing protein — encoded protein: MEEDKFRGFSDFFNENDKNKDERADNSENEQTEQTADAAAHFAYGPFQSSQMKESGNEQNNDAYAQNSGSKPTNLLPVYSVGVSDKPRNWDYPKPRRKNRFTSGFSAFLAGVLVMGGLMFASDKLNLFGGDGHSLADSPAHAVQQANADDSNHAGVKNAALEITRPGNIAEIAKKASPAVVKIETYVKPKRQRGGNSFFNDPFFDQFFGDNFFGPFDNGGGDNGGQSDQLQPAGMGSGFIFEQSGYILTNEHVIDGADEIKVTVEGYDNPFTAKLLGTSYDLDLAVLKISGGNDFATLSLGDDKALNVGDWVIAIGNPYGFDHTVTVGVLSAKERPITIPDNNGTREYKHLLQTDASINPGNSGGPLLDLSGNVIGINTAVSAQAQGIGFAIPTSTITDVLNKLKNNENVNVPKPYIGVSISDIESDWVDSLKLKNSDGSFIRGIVSGSPADKAGLKPYDVITEVDGEKIKNSDELVKKIGAHKVGDRITLTIVRNGKEMVIGIEIGDENARN